In Zingiber officinale cultivar Zhangliang chromosome 1A, Zo_v1.1, whole genome shotgun sequence, a genomic segment contains:
- the LOC122038605 gene encoding G-type lectin S-receptor-like serine/threonine-protein kinase SD2-5: MKALFVFLIHLWLLSRSADGSTQRKELAPGFRSSEMEYIDNNGLFLLSNSSAFAFGFTRFGDNSSAFLLAVVHQGSATVVWSANRGQPVSNSDDFVFDEDGNAYLQSGDAKIWSTDTRGKGVARIQLLDSGNLVFLGDGGGSGPIWQSFDHPTDTLLPDQSFAEGMSLESDPNDQGLKYRLRIESGDAKLFAQFPSPQPYWFLSRDSTPIQNKAGGSIRTAVLNSNSWNFYDSNRTLICQIIVVTSDSSGNDTLAAVLQKSGFISFYSLSNSGQANPLSVRIPRDSCNAPEHCNPYFICSSGGSCQCPTVLSSSTPNCDPGMSSSCDTSASVDLVKVGDGVGYFATDFISPSLVSNLTGCRDACTNNCSCVALFHDGSSSNCFLFDQIGNFRQIQGHSSSSTYIKVRGNADGSNGSNGQGGSGNKTAIIVVVISVMTVCVIVTLIYLSLRIHRRRKKIPDPSQGSSEEDNFLESISGMPVRFSYRELQEATENFSVKLGEGGFGSVYLGKLPDNTRVAVKKLEGIGQGKKEFRSEVTIIGSIHHIHLVKLRGFCAEGAHRLLAYEYMAKGSLDRWIFKRNEDELVLDWDKRYSIALATAKGLAYLHEDCESKIIHCDIKPENVLLDDNFHAKVSDFGLAKLMTREQSHVFTTLRGTRGYLAPEWITNYAISEKSDVYSYGMVLLEIIGGRKNFDPAAESSEKAHFPSYAFKKMEEGRLMEVFDAKLRFNEMDARMDVAIKVALWCIQEDLHLRPSMMKVVQMLEGLQEVAQPPVSSQLGFRLYANAFKSISEEGTDSGSGPSDCNSDALLSAVRLSGPR, translated from the coding sequence ATGAAGGCGCTCTTTGTGTTCTTGATCCACCTGTGGCTTCTCTCGAGATCGGCCGATGGCAGCACCCAGCGAAAAGAGCTCGCCCCCGGCTTCCGCAGCTCGGAAATGGAGTATATCGACAACAATGGGCTGTTCCTCTTGTCCAATAGCTCCGCCTTCGCCTTCGGCTTCACCCGCTTCGGAGACAACTCCAGCGCCTTCCTTCTCGCGGTGGTCCACCAGGGCAGCGCTACCGTCGTCTGGAGCGCCAATCGGGGGCAGCCGGTCTCCAACTCCGACGACTTCGTCTTCGACGAGGACGGAAACGCCTATCTCCAGTCCGGAGATGCCAAGATCTGGTCCACCGATACCCGCGGCAAGGGCGTGGCTCGGATCCAGCTCCTCGACTCCGGGAACCTCGTCTTCCTCGGCGACGGCGGAGGATCCGGCCCCATATGGCAGAGCTTCGATCACCCGACCGATACGCTACTTCCCGATCAGAGCTTCGCGGAGGGAATGTCGCTGGAGAGCGACCCTAATGACCAGGGGTTGAAGTACCGGCTCCGGATCGAGTCGGGCGATGCCAAGCTCTTCGCTCAGTTCCCATCTCCGCAGCCCTACTGGTTCTTGAGCCGCGACTCGACGCCGATCCAGAATAAGGCCGGCGGCAGCATCCGCACCGCGGTGCTCAACTCCAACTCGTGGAACTTCTACGACAGCAACCGAACCCTTATCTGTCAAATCATCGTCGTGACTTCAGATTCCTCTGGAAATGACACACTGGCCGCCGTTCTGCAAAAATCAGGCTTCATCTCCTTCTATTCACTCTCCAACTCCGGCCAAGCCAACCCCTTGTCTGTCAGGATTCCGAGGGATTCTTGCAATGCGCCCGAGCACTGCAATCCATACTTCATTTGCTCCTCCGGCGGCAGTTGCCAGTGCCCGACCGTTCTTAGCTCGTCTACTCCCAACTGCGATCCTGGAATGTCCTCATCCTGTGACACGAGCGCGTCGGTGGATCTCGTCAAGGTCGGCGATGGAGTCGGGTACTTCGCCACGGATTTCATTTCGCCTAGTTTAGTTTCGAACTTAACTGGATGCAGAGATGCTTGCACGAACAACTGCTCATGCGTCGCTTTGTTCCACGACGGGAGCTCATCGAATTGCTTTCTTTTCGATCAGATAGGCAACTTCAGGCAGATTCAGGGCCATTCATCTAGTTCTACTTACATCAAGGTGCGGGGCAATGCAGATGGGAGCAATGGCTCAAATGGACAAGGAGGCAGCGGTAATAAGACGGCGATCATCGTCGTCGTCATCTCAGTAATGACTGTCTGCGTGATAGTAACTCTCATCTATCTCTCCTTGCGGattcatcggaggaggaagaaaatACCCGACCCTTCTCAAGGATCATCGGAGGAAGATAACTTTCTGGAGAGCATCTCCGGGATGCCAGTCAGGTTCAGTTACAGAGAGCTTCAAGAAGCTACAGAAAACTTCTCCGTGAAGCTCGGCGAAGGAGGCTTCGGCTCGGTCTACCTGGGGAAGCTCCCCGATAACACCAGAGTGGCGGTGAAGAAGCTGGAAGGTATCGGCCAGGGAAAGAAAGAATTCCGTTCCGAAGTGACCATAATCGGCAGCATTCATCACATCCACCTGGTTAAACTCCGCGGCTTCTGCGCGGAGGGCGCGCACAGGCTCCTCGCGTACGAGTACATGGCGAAGGGGTCTTTGGATCGATGGATCTTCAAAAGGAACGAGGATGAGCTCGTCCTGGACTGGGACAAGAGGTACAGCATTGCTCTCGCCACCGCGAAGGGGCTGGCCTATCTCCACGAAGACTGTGAATCGAAGATCATTCACTGCGACATCAAGCCTGAAAATGTGCTCCTGGACGACAATTTCCACGCCAAGGTGTCGGATTTCGGGCTCGCGAAGCTGATGACGAGAGAACAGAGTCACGTCTTCACGACCCTCAGAGGCACCAGGGGATACCTCGCGCCGGAATGGATCACCAACTACGCCATATCTGAGAAAAGCGATGTGTATAGCTACGGCATGGTCTTGCTCGAGATAATCGGAGGGAGGAAGAACTTCGACCCGGCGGCGGAGAGCTCCGAGAAAGCTCATTTCCCTTCGTACGCTTTCAAGAAGATGGAGGAGGGGAGGCTGATGGAGGTCTTCGACGCGAAGTTGAGATTCAACGAAATGGATGCGAGAATGGATGTCGCAATTAAAGTCGCCCTGTGGTGTATTCAGGAGGACTTGCATTTGAGACCTTCGATGATGAAAGTGGTCCAAATGCTGGAAGGATTGCAGGAGGTGGCTCAGCCTCCGGTGTCGTCGCAGCTGGGATTCCGGCTATACGCAAACGCCTTCAAATCTATCAGCGAAGAGGGAACGGATTCGGGTTCAGGGCCGTCGGACTGTAACAGCGATGCGTTGCTTTCGGCCGTCCGGCTGTCGGGGCCGAGGTAA